Proteins co-encoded in one Elusimicrobiota bacterium genomic window:
- a CDS encoding methyltransferase domain-containing protein — translation MSLQIPELKDSLVLHRSRLDSFEREGIHFFIDGGAPNWIAVDQRGARLLEWVDGRKTLGEIFRLYNEQFVSDAAKAWRDLHVFVRQAMAKGMLHAAAQTAPPYPGRGEALEPKTLNELWIHLLQTCNLACSHCLVSSGPGGEKGLGRDFYLGLIDQGFDLGVRRFYFTGGEPFIREDIFDLIRYTTEDKKAQLMVLTNATLFSGPRLEALKTLDRERLNFQVSLDGCRPETNDPIRGAGVFAKASAGLKTLNELGFATSLTAAVTKSNVRDLEQLPKLAKELGAKSVHLMWLHKRGRILETDGSAAFPTHAELAHLARTVKAASKELGVIVDNAESFALRVNGLPGVKYDLGNCCWESLCVYMDGKVYPSAAMAGYPALALGDAEKEPLRKIWMESPVARAFRNATVGQKKSLSGHPFRFLTGGGDIEHSYFFDQAGVPAKRVGAEMVGARQSGNDSANGHEGSLMGEDPYHELYVELMKDAMFDLASTKKAALNLKSGFNPPVIYHAMGEGQIASSQDAALWLDPDGAAVKVKLTHSNCVLSFDVEKPYKIIQNFYGKAALAPQKELCCPVKYDESEVGHIPREVLDRFYGCGSPVTQAGLKAGETMLDLGSGAGIDCFIAAKKVGPTGRVIGVDMTQEMLTVARQCKNDVAAVLGYDVVEFRDGYLENIPAETASVDLVTSNCVINLSPDKNKVFAEIWRVLKDTGRMVVADIVADRPVPLALAAHQDLWGECISGSLSEEEFLTALERAGFYGIRILKKTFWKEVKAYQFHSLTVQAFKFEKKAGCRFMGQQAVYLGPYKAAMDEEGHLFPRGESIEICTDTAAKLRSGAYAGQFLVYESDGSQAPAALPMAVAANDGCCEGGACC, via the coding sequence ATGTCGCTGCAAATTCCGGAACTCAAAGACTCGCTTGTCCTTCACCGCAGCCGCCTTGATTCGTTCGAGCGCGAGGGGATTCATTTTTTCATCGACGGCGGAGCGCCCAATTGGATAGCGGTCGATCAACGCGGCGCCCGGCTGCTCGAGTGGGTCGACGGCCGCAAAACCCTTGGGGAAATTTTCCGGCTCTATAACGAACAATTCGTCTCGGACGCGGCTAAAGCCTGGCGCGATCTTCATGTGTTTGTTCGCCAGGCCATGGCCAAGGGCATGCTCCACGCCGCCGCCCAAACCGCGCCGCCTTATCCGGGGCGCGGCGAAGCGCTTGAACCGAAAACGCTCAACGAACTCTGGATTCATTTGCTGCAAACCTGCAACCTGGCCTGTAGCCATTGCCTGGTGTCCTCAGGTCCCGGCGGCGAGAAGGGGCTCGGCCGCGATTTTTATTTGGGCCTGATCGACCAAGGCTTTGATCTGGGCGTTCGGCGCTTCTACTTTACGGGCGGCGAACCCTTTATCCGGGAGGATATTTTCGATTTAATCCGCTATACCACCGAGGACAAAAAAGCGCAGCTGATGGTGTTGACCAACGCCACGCTGTTTTCTGGGCCTAGGCTCGAGGCGCTCAAAACCCTCGACCGCGAACGCCTGAATTTCCAAGTGAGCTTAGACGGCTGCCGCCCGGAAACGAACGATCCCATTCGCGGAGCCGGCGTCTTCGCCAAAGCCTCGGCCGGCTTAAAAACATTAAACGAACTCGGGTTTGCAACATCGCTGACCGCGGCCGTCACCAAATCCAATGTCCGCGACCTTGAACAATTGCCCAAGCTCGCCAAGGAGCTCGGCGCCAAGTCCGTGCATTTGATGTGGCTGCACAAACGCGGGCGCATTCTGGAAACCGACGGGTCCGCGGCTTTCCCTACGCATGCCGAACTCGCGCACTTAGCGCGCACCGTCAAAGCCGCATCCAAAGAATTGGGCGTTATTGTCGACAATGCCGAGTCCTTTGCCCTGCGCGTCAACGGACTGCCGGGCGTCAAATACGACTTGGGCAATTGCTGCTGGGAAAGCCTCTGCGTGTATATGGACGGCAAAGTTTATCCCTCGGCGGCCATGGCCGGTTATCCGGCCTTAGCCTTAGGCGACGCCGAAAAAGAACCGCTTCGAAAAATTTGGATGGAGAGCCCCGTCGCCCGCGCGTTTCGCAACGCCACGGTCGGACAGAAAAAATCACTCAGCGGCCATCCCTTCCGCTTCCTGACCGGAGGCGGGGATATCGAACACAGTTATTTCTTTGACCAAGCCGGGGTACCCGCGAAGCGGGTCGGCGCGGAAATGGTTGGAGCTCGGCAGAGCGGAAACGACAGCGCCAACGGACATGAAGGCAGCCTGATGGGTGAAGACCCCTACCATGAACTCTATGTGGAGTTGATGAAAGACGCGATGTTTGACCTGGCCTCAACGAAAAAAGCCGCGCTCAATTTAAAATCAGGATTCAATCCTCCCGTCATTTACCATGCCATGGGCGAGGGTCAAATCGCCTCCAGCCAAGACGCCGCGCTCTGGCTTGATCCCGACGGCGCCGCCGTGAAGGTCAAGCTCACGCATTCCAATTGCGTGCTGTCCTTCGACGTGGAAAAGCCTTACAAAATCATTCAAAACTTCTACGGCAAAGCAGCCCTCGCCCCGCAGAAAGAGCTCTGCTGTCCGGTCAAGTACGACGAGAGCGAAGTCGGGCATATCCCCAGAGAGGTTCTCGATCGTTTTTACGGCTGCGGCTCGCCGGTCACCCAGGCCGGGCTCAAGGCCGGTGAAACCATGCTGGATTTGGGCTCGGGCGCGGGCATCGACTGCTTCATCGCCGCCAAAAAAGTCGGGCCCACGGGCCGCGTCATCGGCGTGGACATGACCCAGGAAATGCTCACCGTGGCCCGGCAATGCAAAAACGACGTGGCCGCTGTCTTAGGATACGACGTCGTGGAATTTCGCGACGGCTATCTGGAAAATATCCCGGCTGAGACCGCGAGCGTGGACCTGGTCACGTCTAATTGCGTGATCAATCTCTCGCCGGACAAAAATAAAGTCTTCGCCGAAATCTGGCGCGTTCTAAAGGATACGGGCCGCATGGTTGTCGCGGATATTGTCGCCGACCGGCCGGTGCCTTTAGCCTTGGCCGCGCATCAAGACCTATGGGGGGAATGCATTTCCGGCTCGCTTTCTGAGGAGGAATTTTTGACTGCGCTGGAGCGAGCGGGTTTTTACGGCATCCGAATCCTCAAAAAAACGTTCTGGAAAGAAGTGAAGGCCTATCAATTCCATTCGCTCACGGTGCAAGCTTTCAAATTCGAAAAAAAAGCCGGCTGCCGGTTTATGGGGCAGCAAGCCGTGTACCTGGGCCCTTATAAAGCGGCCATGGATGAAGAAGGGCATTTGTTCCCCAGAGGAGAATCCATCGAAATCTGCACGGACACCGCGGCCAAGCTGCGCTCCGGCGCTTACGCCGGACAGTTTTTGGTGTATGAGTCCGACGGCTCACAAGCGCCGGCAGCCTTGCCCATGGCCGTTGCCGCGAATGACGGTTGTTGCGAAGGCGGGGCATGCTGCTAA
- a CDS encoding FIST C-terminal domain-containing protein, producing MKWLSLVCEDRPAPKALETCIRQTREAAGDSPDLSLLFVNTAAEEETERLLETAKKLLAPKTLLGCSASGIIGGGQEIEDRPAVGLICAWLPGVRVFPFRLTQKDLPSPDDPPKAWSQLIGVMNDRAMRANFILLSDPFSINPETLAQGLDYAYPGSVKIGGLASRGRRPGENALFLDRESRPAGAVGVALTGNLVVDPIVAQGCRPVGRPYKVTQCEDNVLAELDDRRIPEIFEELFASLSEKDRELAGHSLFLGILNNPLKAISSAKDYLIRNLIGFDPERGLLSVSALLRPGQIIQFHIRDKETSAKDLQRHLEEYKNRNPGIKPEGALLFSCTGRGRGLYGRPNHDSEIFADKMGPLALGGFFANGEIGPVDNATHIHGYTSCFGLFRPTH from the coding sequence AAACAAGGGAAGCGGCCGGCGATTCTCCGGATTTGAGCCTTTTATTTGTGAACACGGCCGCGGAAGAGGAAACCGAGCGCCTTCTGGAAACGGCCAAAAAATTGCTCGCGCCAAAAACCCTGCTGGGCTGCTCAGCATCCGGCATCATCGGCGGCGGCCAGGAAATCGAGGATCGTCCGGCCGTGGGCTTGATCTGCGCCTGGCTGCCCGGCGTGCGGGTGTTCCCCTTCCGGCTCACTCAAAAAGATTTGCCGAGCCCGGATGATCCGCCTAAGGCCTGGTCCCAGCTCATCGGCGTCATGAACGACCGCGCCATGCGCGCCAATTTCATTCTTCTCTCCGATCCTTTTTCCATCAACCCGGAAACCTTAGCCCAGGGCCTTGATTACGCCTACCCCGGCTCCGTCAAAATCGGAGGATTGGCCAGCAGGGGCCGGCGGCCCGGAGAAAACGCGCTTTTCCTCGATCGCGAATCCCGGCCGGCGGGCGCGGTCGGCGTCGCCTTAACCGGCAATCTGGTGGTTGATCCCATCGTAGCCCAAGGCTGCCGCCCGGTTGGGCGGCCTTATAAAGTCACGCAATGCGAAGATAATGTCTTGGCCGAACTCGACGACCGGCGCATCCCTGAAATTTTTGAAGAGCTCTTCGCCTCTTTATCCGAAAAAGACCGCGAATTAGCCGGGCACTCCCTGTTTTTGGGGATTCTCAACAACCCGCTCAAAGCCATCAGCTCGGCCAAGGATTACCTGATCAGAAACCTGATCGGCTTTGATCCGGAGCGCGGGCTGTTGTCGGTCAGCGCCCTGCTCCGGCCCGGGCAAATCATCCAATTTCATATCCGGGATAAAGAAACATCCGCCAAAGATTTACAGCGCCATTTAGAAGAATATAAGAATAGAAATCCCGGAATCAAACCCGAAGGCGCGCTGTTATTCTCCTGCACCGGCCGGGGTCGCGGCCTTTACGGCCGCCCCAATCACGACAGCGAAATCTTCGCCGATAAAATGGGCCCTCTGGCGCTGGGAGGGTTCTTCGCCAACGGCGAAATCGGGCCCGTGGACAACGCCACCCATATCCACGGCTACACGTCCTGCTTCGGCCTATTCCGGCCGACGCATTAA
- a CDS encoding inorganic phosphate transporter, which translates to MSMNLISIFGISGAIILAFANGANDISKSVATLVGSGESDYKKAVLLVSLAAAAGATIASGWAVKMTLLFTKGMLSPQVAVNQLFALAVLGGAIGWVLFASKTGLPVSTTHSIVGSVVLTGLYAFGFDNVLWAGVTKKIVLPLLISPIAAFGLGVVIFRFLYWLCERQYCINCHWAHWMSAISSGFARGLNDTPKIAALGMVFYHVIDPNVHIAPKWFFLILALANAAGSVIMGLKVTETLAHQVTRMNHLEGFAANLATSAMVMATAVKGFPVSTTHVSGSAIMGMGLQKGGLNWKTAGGIVAAWLVTVPIAGAIGVGCYWLLNKIV; encoded by the coding sequence ATGTCTATGAATTTGATTTCTATTTTTGGGATTTCCGGCGCCATCATCCTGGCCTTTGCCAACGGCGCCAATGATATTTCAAAATCAGTCGCCACCTTAGTGGGCAGCGGGGAGTCGGATTACAAAAAAGCGGTGCTTCTTGTGTCTTTGGCCGCTGCTGCAGGCGCGACTATAGCCTCCGGTTGGGCCGTTAAAATGACTTTGCTGTTCACCAAAGGCATGCTCTCTCCTCAAGTAGCGGTCAATCAGCTCTTCGCCTTGGCGGTTCTAGGCGGCGCCATCGGTTGGGTTTTATTCGCCTCAAAAACCGGCCTTCCCGTGTCCACAACGCATTCGATCGTGGGTTCTGTGGTTCTCACCGGCCTTTATGCCTTCGGCTTCGACAACGTGTTGTGGGCCGGCGTCACCAAAAAAATAGTCTTGCCCTTGTTGATCTCGCCCATCGCCGCATTCGGCCTGGGCGTGGTGATTTTTCGCTTTCTTTATTGGCTTTGCGAACGGCAATACTGCATCAATTGTCATTGGGCCCATTGGATGAGCGCCATCTCGTCAGGATTTGCCCGGGGTTTAAACGACACCCCGAAAATTGCGGCCTTAGGGATGGTTTTTTATCATGTGATCGATCCCAATGTTCACATTGCGCCCAAATGGTTCTTCTTGATCCTGGCCTTGGCTAATGCCGCGGGCAGCGTCATCATGGGACTTAAAGTAACCGAAACCCTGGCGCATCAAGTGACGCGCATGAATCATTTGGAGGGATTCGCCGCCAATCTGGCCACATCCGCGATGGTCATGGCCACGGCCGTCAAGGGTTTTCCGGTTTCAACCACGCATGTCTCGGGCTCCGCCATCATGGGCATGGGCCTGCAAAAAGGCGGCCTCAACTGGAAAACAGCCGGGGGAATTGTCGCGGCTTGGCTCGTTACCGTGCCCATAGCAGGCGCCATCGGCGTCGGGTGCTATTGGCTGTTAAACAAAATCGTATAG
- a CDS encoding sigma-70 family RNA polymerase sigma factor encodes MMPKITEPSFEDIKSRRPEALSRLVEMHTPALLAGALGLGFPPSEAEELVQDTFVAFLSALERFEGRSQVKTYLFGILYNKALELRRRQGREETTDEIEKIVDSRFDSRGHWTRPPKGPEDEARISELGRMINDCAGGLGIKERAAFYLKEGERQSTEHICNMLGISPTYLGVLLFRARNKLRECLEGTMNG; translated from the coding sequence ATGATGCCCAAAATAACGGAGCCCAGTTTCGAGGATATTAAAAGCCGTAGGCCCGAGGCCTTGAGCCGTTTGGTGGAGATGCATACGCCGGCGTTATTGGCCGGAGCTTTGGGTTTGGGGTTCCCTCCGAGTGAAGCCGAGGAGTTGGTTCAAGACACATTTGTCGCTTTTTTGAGCGCGCTGGAGCGTTTTGAGGGGCGTTCTCAGGTCAAAACGTATTTGTTCGGGATTCTTTACAATAAAGCTTTGGAATTGAGGCGGCGGCAAGGCCGCGAGGAAACAACCGATGAAATCGAAAAAATCGTGGACAGCCGGTTTGACAGCCGGGGCCATTGGACGCGTCCGCCCAAGGGGCCTGAAGACGAGGCCCGGATCAGCGAATTGGGCCGGATGATCAACGATTGCGCCGGGGGTTTGGGCATCAAGGAGCGGGCCGCGTTCTATTTGAAGGAAGGGGAGCGTCAAAGCACGGAGCACATCTGTAATATGTTGGGTATTTCCCCCACTTATTTAGGGGTGCTTCTTTTTCGGGCCAGAAACAAATTGAGGGAGTGCCTGGAAGGAACAATGAACGGTTGA
- a CDS encoding zf-HC2 domain-containing protein, which produces MLGMPSCREVTRLVASGEIETLRGFKRFLVRAHYLICRYCTRYAREIRLIGRAFKAAADSRDLSAQAGRLTGRILSRLN; this is translated from the coding sequence ATGTTGGGCATGCCGAGCTGCCGTGAAGTGACCCGTTTGGTTGCCAGCGGAGAAATTGAGACTCTGAGGGGGTTCAAGCGTTTTTTGGTGCGCGCGCATTATTTGATTTGCAGATATTGCACGCGCTATGCCCGGGAAATCCGTTTAATCGGCCGGGCGTTTAAAGCCGCCGCCGACAGCCGCGACCTTTCCGCCCAGGCCGGCCGTTTGACCGGCCGTATCCTGTCCCGATTAAATTAA